In a single window of the Methanocaldococcus sp. genome:
- a CDS encoding site-2 protease family protein: protein MYNIFKFSKREIIDLTASVIAIAIIFSYPFLSLYIFIVSLIAVGSGFIFHELMHRTVARKYGAWSEFRAWYEGLALALILKIALGFTFIAPGAVYIYKDYLTVEENGKIALAGPLTNVALAFIFLIISIIFKSNYLLWFIGKYGFMVNLFLAGFNMLSIPPFDGEKVLRWNPLIWAVVGIPLICYIIYMMFW, encoded by the coding sequence ATGTATAATATCTTTAAATTCTCAAAAAGAGAGATTATTGATTTAACTGCATCAGTCATTGCAATAGCAATTATTTTCTCTTATCCTTTTCTCTCGTTGTATATTTTTATAGTTAGTTTAATAGCCGTTGGTAGTGGATTTATATTCCACGAATTAATGCATAGAACAGTTGCAAGAAAGTATGGAGCATGGAGTGAATTTAGAGCATGGTATGAAGGTTTAGCATTGGCGTTAATATTAAAAATTGCATTGGGTTTTACATTCATAGCCCCCGGAGCAGTTTATATTTATAAAGATTATTTAACAGTTGAAGAAAATGGAAAAATTGCATTGGCTGGACCTTTAACAAATGTTGCCTTAGCATTTATATTTTTAATAATATCAATAATTTTTAAGTCAAATTATCTATTATGGTTTATAGGGAAATACGGTTTTATGGTTAACTTATTTTTAGCAGGATTTAACATGCTCTCAATTCCACCATTTGACGGTGAAAAAGTATTAAGATGGAATCCATTAATTTGGGCAGTTGTGGGAATTCCACTAATATGTTACATAATTTATATGATGTTCTGGTGA